The Desulfovibrio sp. sequence TTCGGCGACCACTTTTTCCACCACAGGTTGCGGCGCTTCTTCATAGTGGGCAAATTCCATGGTGAAGAAGCCCTGGCCCCCCGTCATCGAGCGCAAATCGGGCGCGTAGCGCAGCACTTCACTCATGGGCACATGGGCTTTTATTTCGGTGTTGCCGCTCTGTGAATCAGAGCCGAGCACCTTGCCCCTGCGCGATGACAGGTCGCCGATGACATCGCCCATGCTTTCGTCCGGCACGGACACCGTCAGCAGCACGATGGGCTCCAGCAGCACGGCCTTGAGGGTCTCCATGGCTTTTTTAAAGGCCAGGGAGCCCGCCACCTTGAACGCCATTTCGGAAGAGTCCACGGTGTGGTAGCTGCCGTCATAAACCTTGGCGCGGAAGTCCACCACCTGGCAACCGGCCAGAAAACCGCGGGCCGCCGCTTCCTGCACACCCTTGTCAATGGCGGGGATATACTGGCGGGGCACAACGCCGCCCACAATGGCGTCTTCAAACTGATAGCCGGAGCCGCGCGGCAGCCCTTCCATCTCAATCCAGCAGTCGCCAAACTGGCCACGCCCGCCAGACTGCTTCTTGTGACGACCCTGCACCTGGCATTTGCCGCGCACGGTTTCACGGTACGGAACCTTGGGAGTCTTGAGGATAATATCCACCTTGAAGCGGCGTTTGGCTTTTTCGACCGAAAGTTCGATGTGCAACTGCCCCATGCCTGAAAGCAGAATGTCGCCATTTTCGCCATCACGGCCGAGCTTCAGGGTAATATCTTCGTCCAGCAGGCGCTGCATGGCCGCATACACCTTGTCCTCCTCGCCTTTTTCCTTGGGGGCCAGGGCATAGGTGATGAGTTGGGGCGGCAGCTGCGGCATGGGCAGTGCAAAGGGAGATTTTTCATCGCACAGGGTGTCGCCGGTGCGGGTGTTTTTGAGCTTGGCCACGGCCACAATGGCTCCGGGACCCACAGGTTCCTTGCAGGGCGTCTGAGTTTTTCCGGTCAGGTACAGCATGTTGCCCAGGCGTTCGTTATCCTCGGTGCGCATGTTCTTGAGGTTCACATCGCCGTTGATGGTACCCGAAAGAACCCGCAGCAGGGTCAGCTGACCGGCAAAGGGGTCGGCCAGGGTTTTGAAGGCAAAGCAGGCCACCGGAGCGTCCGGGTCGGGAGAACGTGTTTCGCCGTTTTGGCCCTCAAAGGGGGGACGATCCAGGGGCGAGGGCAAGAGGGCCTCAATACCGGCCAGTAGGGCCTGACCGCCCTTGTTTTCGAGGGCCGAGCAGGTCAGTACCGGGGTCAGTTCGCCCCTTACAACGCCGGAACGCAAGCCCGCGTGCAGGTCTTCCAGCGTCAGGCTGCCTTCTTCAAGGTACTTTTCCATAAGGACTTCATCGCTTTCGGCGATGTTTTCCACGGTAATGTCGCGCAAAAGGCTGACGTCGTCGGCGAGACCTGCGGGAATTTCCGCTTCTGCAAAGCCGCCGTCAGCTTTAAACATACGGGCCTTGCCCGAAAGCACGTCTGCCACGCCAAGAAAACTCTCGCCCTGGCGGATGGGCAGTTGCAGGGCCACCGGCTTGATGCCAAGGGAGGAGAGGCCGTCGAAAGTCATCTGAAAATCGGCGCGATCGCGGTCAAGCTTGTTGATCACGATGATGGTTGGCAGACCGGCCTGCTGCACTATATTCCAAAATTTTTTGGCGAGGGGGCGCACGCCGTCTACGGCGTCCAGCACAAAAACCACACTGTCCACACCCTTGAGCAGGCATTCCATATCACCAGTAAAGTTGCCGTCACCAGGAATGTCCAGCAAGAAGTGACGGTTTTTGTTCCACATATAGGTGGCGCACGCGGGCTGCACCGACCCGCGCCGACGGATCTCTTCTGGCTCGTAATCAAGATTCGTGGTGCCGTCTTCAACGGCGCCCAGACGGGTGACGGCTCCGGCGTTGAGCAGCAGCATCTCGGCCAGAGATGTTTTGCCGCAACCGCCGGTGCCGACGAGTGCAAAGGTGCGTTGCATTTCCAGTGGGGTAGGCATGGTTTTCTCCCTTAGTAAGCGATGTGGCGGACGCGTGCGGCGCTAGCCGGGTGAACGAAACCAGGGAAGGAACGTGAGTTCCCACAGAAGGGCGGGGCGCATGCCTTGAGGCATGGGATGCCCGGCTCTATCGGGCGGAATTTTCCGGAACGGGCCACCGGGCTGCGGCGGCCTGCGGGCATTTTCCGCTTGCGAGACCCTTGACGGTCCATGGGAAAAACGTGCGTTCCATATGCTATTATTGTCCACGATACATACTTGCCAAAAAAAAGGAAAGAGCCAGACGGGCTTAGAGATCTGCCTGTTTATAAAAGCTGCAAAAGCCCTGCTTGACAGACGCCGCCGCTGCTGGAAAAATTTACAGGATAAACCGGGCCTTGCCCGCGTGGAGGATATATGGCCTGGGAATGGGGCGCAGCTGGCGTCGTGCTGTTGATAGTCGTGGTATTTTGTGTGCGCCTCATGAAGCGCGGACACACCACGCTGGAGGACGAGCGCGCCCTGTGCGACGAACGTATCCGCACCATGGAAGAGCAGATACGCCAGGACCAGAAAAATATGGCCTCCAGCGAACATTTGCATATTGCCCTGGCAGGACTGCGCGACATGCTGCGCCTGGCCGATTATCCTTCGGG is a genomic window containing:
- a CDS encoding elongation factor G, which codes for MPTPLEMQRTFALVGTGGCGKTSLAEMLLLNAGAVTRLGAVEDGTTNLDYEPEEIRRRGSVQPACATYMWNKNRHFLLDIPGDGNFTGDMECLLKGVDSVVFVLDAVDGVRPLAKKFWNIVQQAGLPTIIVINKLDRDRADFQMTFDGLSSLGIKPVALQLPIRQGESFLGVADVLSGKARMFKADGGFAEAEIPAGLADDVSLLRDITVENIAESDEVLMEKYLEEGSLTLEDLHAGLRSGVVRGELTPVLTCSALENKGGQALLAGIEALLPSPLDRPPFEGQNGETRSPDPDAPVACFAFKTLADPFAGQLTLLRVLSGTINGDVNLKNMRTEDNERLGNMLYLTGKTQTPCKEPVGPGAIVAVAKLKNTRTGDTLCDEKSPFALPMPQLPPQLITYALAPKEKGEEDKVYAAMQRLLDEDITLKLGRDGENGDILLSGMGQLHIELSVEKAKRRFKVDIILKTPKVPYRETVRGKCQVQGRHKKQSGGRGQFGDCWIEMEGLPRGSGYQFEDAIVGGVVPRQYIPAIDKGVQEAAARGFLAGCQVVDFRAKVYDGSYHTVDSSEMAFKVAGSLAFKKAMETLKAVLLEPIVLLTVSVPDESMGDVIGDLSSRRGKVLGSDSQSGNTEIKAHVPMSEVLRYAPDLRSMTGGQGFFTMEFAHYEEAPQPVVEKVVAEYQAARAGE